The genomic region CGCCGGCCTCCCGCCCGAGGCCGCCGCGCCCGCGGACGCCGATGACAGCGATGACAGCGATGACAGCGATGACAGCGATGACGAGGACGCGTACGACCTGTCCGCCGACTACGAGGTCGTGGACGCCGCGTCGCTGCGCGCGCTGTACGGCCGCCGGCTGATGCGGGTCGGTCGCTACGCCGCGGCGCTGCCGTGGCTGCCGTGGGACGAGCGCGTGAACGCCGCGGCCTACGCCCTCGACCGGGACCTGGCCGCGGGCACGGTCGATCCGATCGCCCGCGCCGCCGCGCTGTTCGCCGCGTCGAAGCTGGCGCGCACCCGCGGCATGGAGCTCCTCGGCACCGAGCACGGGCCCGACTGGGCGACGTGGGCCGGGGCGTACGACCTGACCGACTACGGCAGCTACGACCCCGACGATGATGCCGAGGCCGCCACCGATGACCCGGCTGACCCCGACGATGTTGATGACGCCGCCGCAGAGGCCGCCACGGCAGCGGCCGCCGCCGCCGAGGCCGCCGCCGCTAGGGGCGACGCCGAAGCGGACGTCGACGGCGCCCCCGCCGCCATCGCGCCGGCGCTGGCGATCGCGCAGGCCACCGCCGTCGAGCGGGCCCGGGTGCTCGGCAGCGCGCCGGCCCACGGCCAGCGCTACCACTACCGTCGGATCGCCCGCGATCTGGCGCGGGCCGCCGCCGAGCTGGTGCCCTACCGCAGCGACGCCCGCCGCGCGATCCAGTGCTGGGCTGACGGCTACGCGACCTTCGCCTTCCAGGGCTGCCCCGAGCCCGACTTCGCCGCCGCCCGCCACGCCCAGCTCACCTTCCGCGGTCAGCTCGAGCCGCGGCGCCACCCGCGCTGGATGCGCCGGATCGCCGCTCGGGTCCGGCACGCGCGCCGGGCGATGCCGTGGGCGACGCTCGCGACCCTGCTCGCCGCCGCGGCGGCGGTGATCGTGGCTCGCCGCGGGCTGCGCCGCCCGGCCGCGCGGCCCTGACCGGGTCAGCGATCCGCGGTCGGCGCGGACCAGCCGCTCAGCATGCCGTGGCGCCACAGCGCGCCGCCGGCGGCCGCGCCCATGACCAGCAGCGCCGACAGGCTCGGCGCGATGTTCGCGCGCCAGCCCTTGGCGAAGAACACCGCGTTGATCAGCATCGTCAGCGACACCGCGGCGCCCATGGCGTTGCCGAAGCCGAACAGCCCGAGGGCGAACCGCTCGATCTGCGGGAACGCGGCGTTGTTGGTGCGCGGCAGGCCGAGCAGCGCCAGCGGCGCGCCGATCGCGGCGCCCGACACGATCGTCGCGAGCGCGCTCTTGACCACGCCCGAGCCGCCCTTGAAGCCGCCCAGGATGAACGACACCAGCTGGAGCCCGCCCAGGACGATCATCATCGCGGCCGCGAGGATCAGCGACCACAGGATCAGCTTGGTGCCGAGCTGGGTGTCGCCCTTCGACGGCCGGTCCTCGCGCCGGTCCCAGAAGCACACGAACCAGTAGCCGAGGAACACGAAGAACGGCGCGAACACCAGCGCGCCCAGGCTCTCCATCGCACCGAACATCATGCCCATCGGTTCCATGCCGCCCTGCCTTTCGTCGAAGTCGCCCAGCTCTTGCTTCTTGCACGCCGCGCTCAAGAGCGCGATCGCCGCCACCGCGACGACGCGCCGGATGCCCCACGTCCGACCCCGAAGATCGAACCCGGAGCGAGGTCGTTGATCTCGCATCCCCAGACGCTACGCCTGAATCGCACGCCTGGGCGGTCGGCTGGCCATTTCCGGCAGGTCCCGCCGGAGCCCGCGCGGATCGGTCGCGAGGGCGCGGCCGATCTCGGTTACGCTGGGCTGTGCATCCGCCGCCCCTGACGCTGATCACCGCGGCCCTGGCGCTGATGGTCGCCGACCTCGACGCTCGGGCCGACGAGCCGCCGCCGCCGAAGCCGGCGCCCACGCCGAAGCCGCCGACGCCGCCCGGCCCGCCCGGGGTCTACTACCACGTCGAGCACATCAAGCCCGGCGCCAACCCGCACGAGCTCGGCACCGTCGATCTCACGCGCGGTGGGTGGAAGGCCCGGTACGGGGATCTCGACTGGGGCGTGGACACGGCGGTGCACCCGGGCAGCGGCCGCTTCGCGCTGTCGCTGGGCGTCGCCGGCGACGCGCGCACCGTGACGCTCGACGGCCACGCGCTGACCTTGACCTCGGACCAGCCGATCGTGCTCGCGATCGGCACCTTCGCGCACGGCGTCGACACGATCGTCCCGGGCGATCCGACCTGCGTGCCGATCAAGTGCTTCGAGAAGGCCTGGCGGTTCTCCGTCGACGGCTCGGTCCTGTACACGCTCGAGCTGCACCAGAGCACGACCAAGGTCCGCCGCGTCCCGCTGGCCGACCCGACCAAGGCGACGCTGGTGTTCGATCGCAAGCGGGTCCTCGCCGCCGAGCCCGCGCCGACGCCGGATCACCAGCGCTGGGCCTACGACGCCAAGGACGGCATCCACGTCGAGGCGATGCCGCCGGTCCCCGCGCCCGGCGTCACCAAGAAGCCGCGGCTGCCCAAGCTCGGCAAGGCGGTGGTCGCCCCCAAGCTGCTGGTCAGCGCGCCGATCGCGCTGCTCGAGAACACCGTCGCGGTGTTCCGGCGCGAGCCCACGGAGCAGCGCGAGGGCTACATCGAGCTCTACGACCTGACCACCCGCGCGCCGCGCCGGGTCTACACCTTCGCCGAACCCTTCGCGCTGTGGCAGGCCGGCTTCAAGACCAGCGCCGCGCACCGCAGCGTCCTGCTCGTGGCCGAGCGCAAGCTGCTCGCGGTGTCGATCGTCGACGGCGCGGTCCGGACCCTGGCCGACGACGCCAACGTGCTCTTCGACGTCTCGGCCGACGGCCGGTTCGCGCTGGTCGAGACCTCGGCCGCGGCGACGCCGAGCTCGCGCGAGGGCAACGCCACCAACCCGCTGGCGCTGACCGTCATCGAGATCGGCACCGGGCGTCGGGTCGCCAGCCAGCCGATCCCGGTCACCGGGACCGAGTGGGTCCGCACCGAAGAGGCGCGCTTCCTGTAAGCGCGCCAGGCGGATCCGGCCGCGGGTCGACGCGGCGCTGGCGCCAGGGCCTGGCCGATCCGGGCACGCCGTCGATGTGCGATGGCGCGGAGGAGGCGCTAGGCGGCCGGGCGCTCGGCCCGGGCCGACACCGACACCACCGCCGACGACGTGACCGCGTCGAGCATCGGCCGCGACACGACCGCGTCCGACAGCTCGTCGGCGGCGTCGTCGCGGCGACCGCGCGGCTCGGGCTCGGGCTCGGGCGACTCGTCCTCCTGGTGGTGGCGGGTCTCCCAGCTGCCCGAGTCGAGCGTGAACAGCGCCAGCGGCGTCATGATCGCGTAGATCACCGGTAGCACCAGCGCGATCGACACGAACCACAGCGGGTGGACGCGCTCGATCGGCAGCTTGCGCACCTTCCACCAGTAGCCCAGGCCGATGATGACGGTGACGATCACCTGGCGCAGCAGCATCGAGAACAGCTTGCCCTTGGCGATCGCGGTCAAGAGCAGGATCGGGTAGGCCAGCAGCATCGCGAACAGCGAGAAGTAGTGGACCGCGATCACCGGGTTGAGGCGCCACACGTGCGACAGCGCGCCGACGTAGTCGACGATGTTCGAGCGGCGCCAGCGCAGCTGCTGCGAGAAGTAGTCGCCGAGCTTGGTCGGCGCGCCGGTCCAGCACACCGCCTTGAGCGTCATCGTCGTCAGGTAGCCGGCCTTGACGATCTGCCGGGTCAGGAACCGATCCTCGCCGTACTTGATCGGCACGCCGCAGATCTCGCGGTGCTCGAGGATCGGGTGCAGCTCGACCAGGACCTCGCGCCGGTAGGCGGTCAGGCAGCCCGACAGGCACATGACCCGCCGGAACGCCCACTCGAGGTTCTTCAGGAAGTGGTACGAGAAGAAGTACTTGATCGTCTGCATCCGGGTGAGCCAGTTGTCACCCTTGTTGCGGACGTCGACCCAGCCGCCGACCGCGGCGATGTCGGGCCGGACGAACCGGGCCACGAGCTCGCGGACCGCGTCGTGCGCGACCACGACGTCGGAGTCGACCGAGACGATGATCTCGCGACCGCGACGCCAGCACCGCGCGGTTGATCGAGCGGCGCTTGCCGAGGTTGTGCTTGTTGCGCAGCACCCGCAGCCGGCCGCCGCTGGTCGCCGCGACGGCGCTGGCGTGGGCGAAGCTGTCGTCGGACGAGCAGTCGTCGATGACGACGATGTCGAGCTTGTCGGTCGGGTAGGCCAGCTCGAGCAGGCTGCCCAGGGTCCGCCGGATCTCGGCGCCCTCGTTGTACATCGGCACGACGACCGTGACCGTGGGCTGGTAGCCGTAGTCGGCCTCGTCGAACGCCTGCTTCTTGAGGAAGCGCAGCGCGACGCCGGCGATGAACCGGTTGAAGAACAGGACCGCGCCGAGCGCTTGCAGCAGGATCGCCAGGGCGTTGTTCAGCACCGGGCACCTCCCGCGGCGGCCCGCGCCGCCACCGCGCCGGTGCCGACCGGGACCACCAGCCGCCGCCGGACCATGTCGACCGTGGCGCCGTCGGCGCCGCGCGTGACGGTGATCGACACCGACGAGCCGGCCGACCCGCGCAGCCGCGCGATGATGTCGTCCATGGCCGCGGTCGCGACGTCGGCGCCGTCGACCTCGGTGATCACGTCGCCGACCACGAGCTTGCCCTCGGCCGGGCTGCCGGGCAGCACGGCCGTCACGAGCGCGCCGCTGGGCGCCGGCGCCACGACGATGCCGATGCCGTCGACCTGCCCGGCGCCGTCGACCGGCCGCAGCTCGATCTCGACCGGACGGCCGTCGGCCGCGGCGGTGGTGCTGGCCCACGCGGTGCCAAAGCCGGTCTTGACGACGACGATCGCGGCCGGGCCGGCGGCGACGTCGGGGATGACCCAGCGGCCCTTGGCGTCGGAGAACGTCGTGCGCCCGGCGATCGTGACCTGGGCGCCGCCGACCGGCTGGGCGCCGGTCTTGACCACGCCGCGCACCGGCACTGGCGCCGCCAGCGCGACCTCGACGGTGCGGGTCGCGCCGTCGTCGATCACGACCCGCGGCAGGTGCGTCGCGCCGGCGCCGGCGGCGGCGACGGTGAGGTCGTAGACGCCGGGTTCGAGGCTGGTCAGCGTGACCTGGCCGCCGTTGCCGCGGAACTGCCGCTCGCCCGGCGCGCGCGGGCTGCGCTCGCCGGTCGGCACGAAGCTGTCGATCGTGACGGCGACCTCGCCCTGGTGCGTGGGCACGGTCACGGTCAGCGCCCCGAACCGGCGCATGACGAAGGTCTCGTCGCCGTTCCACGTCGCGACCGTGCGCTCGAGGTAGCCGTCGGAGTGCTTGACCTTGACCAGGTACGGCTGGCCCGCGGGCGCGCCGACCTCGAAGCTGCCGTCGCCCAGCGAGGTGGTGTCGTAGACCGCGGTCGCGCTCAGGCGCACCCGGGCGCCGACCACCGGCGTGCCGTCGGCGGCGATCACCTTGCCGCGCAGCGCCACCGGCGGCGCGATCGTCAGCACCAGCGCGCGGGTCTCGCCGGAGTTGTACCACTGCGCGATCGCCGGCGAGAGATCGCCGTCCTTGCGGGCCTCGAGCCGCAGCCAGCCGGCCGGCGTGCGCGCGGTGAAGGCGCCGTCAGCGTCGCTCTCGAACTGCAGCCGATCGGTGGGGCCGCCGGGTGAGATCGTCGCCGCCGCCAGGATCTTCGCGCCGGCCACGGGCTGGCCGTCGCCGTCGACGACGCGGCCGTTGACCGTGACCGGATCGTTGAGCGTGATCGCGACCTCGATCCGATCGCCCGGGGCCAGCGCCGTCACGATGGCCACGCCCTGGGCCAGGCCGCGCAGCCCGCGCACCGTCAGGTCGCCGGGCACCGACACCAGCTCGAACCGGCCGGCGTCGTCGGCGATCGTCGACAGCGGCATCGCCGCCTCGAGCAGGCCGCGATCGGCCGCCGCGACCTCGATCGCGACCGTGGCGCCGGGCACCGCGGCGCCGCGGGGGTCGATCACGCGCCCCTTCACGATCGACGTCGGGTGGACCTCGAGGTCGCGGACCATGTCCTGCGCGGGCTCGATCGCCTCGGGGTACCCGACAGCTTTTTCGCTCCGGGCGTGCACTTTCCAACGGATCCCTGAGGCGACCTTGATCTCGTAGCGACCCGAACCGTCGGACATCGCAGTGTTCTCGCCGGAGTCGCTCATGAACGCGACCTCGGCATCAGCAACCGGCGTGCCGCCCGGCGCCAGGCGGACGACGCCGGTGATCGTCACCGGTGGGCCACCCTTGCGCATCGACAGACCCAGCGCGCCCGGGAGGTTCGCCAGGTTGGGCAGCGGGCGGCGTGGCCCCTGCTGCGCGCCGGCCTCGGCCCAGGGGTCGTGCTCGCCGTCGCCGTCGCGCCGCTGCTGGCCCTTGTGGCCTCGACCGCCACCGAGCAGGACGATGGCGACGACCACGACGGCGGTCGCCAGCGCGGCGAGGAGCAGGAGGCGGACCCTTCGTGAAGGAGATGCCAAGGGACGACTCGGGGCGAAGCTAGGGGGCGGCCTGGACGGGCCGCGTCAAATGCAATGTTCGCAAGCTATTACGACGCGCCCGGGAGCACAAGCAATCGTTGACAGCAACGAGGCGCCAGCGTGACGGGGGTACGTTCCTGCCTGCGACATCTGTCAACCTCTTGAAGTAACAGCGATTCAGTGGTCGCGGCGGTGGCGCTGGCGCGCCTGCACCTCGGGCGACTCGGCCACGGCCATGGCGATCAGACGCAGGCCCTCCCGGAAGTGGCTCAGGCCGATGCGCGTCAGCTCCGGGCTGGCCGCGCCGACGTCGGGGTAGCCGCGGCCGGCGGCGTCGGCCGCGACCTTGCCCCAGTTTGCGAACAGCCGGCCCCAGTCGCTCTCGAGCACCGCCCGGATCCGCTTCTCGCCCGTGAACGGGTACCAGTACAGGTCGTGGTAGGCGACCGAGGCCACGTACGCCCACGGCGCCAGCCAGGTCTTGAGCGACCACTCGATCGGCTTCTTGAGCGGGCCCCAGTAGATCTTGTGCTGCATGTTCGAGGCGAACGTCATCTTCTTGAACGGGCCCTCGAAGTGCCAGTTCTCGGCCGCGGCGTCGAGATCCCCCACCAGCTCGATCTCGCGCACGTCGCCGCAGCCGAGGCCGCGCTCGTGGGCCAGCCGCACGAACTTGATGTCCTTGAGCGGATCGAAGCCCATCAGCTTGGCCGCGACCGCGTCGATCGCGACCTGATCGGCCGACGCCAGGATCACGTTCTTGACGTGGGGCACCATGCAGCGCGGCCCGGGGCCGTCGCCGGCGAAGGTCCCGTCCATCACCGCGAACACGCCCTTGTGGATCTTCTGCTGGATCATCAGCAGGTCGACCAGGGTCTCGTGGATGACCGGGTGGGTCCAGTGCCGGTGCTCGTTGAGCAGCCCGCCGAACGCGTTCTTCATCGCGCCGGTCGTGGTCGTGAAGACGTGGGTCTTCACGGTCGGCAGGTGGATGATGTTCTCGCCGATGAAGCGCTTCGGGATCGAGAAGCCCTTCGGGTAGACCTCGTTGAGGCACAGGAAGTCCTTGGTCAGGTCGCCGACCGCGTCGCGGACGTTGATCCACTCCTCGCCCTCGTAGAGGTGGACGTTGCGCAGCCCGTGGGCCTCGACCACGTCGAGCTGCTTGTTCTCGCGCTCGCCGAGGTGCGCGTCGATCACGACCGTGCGGTTGTGGCAGGCGTGGATCAGGTCGGGGTCGTACCCGTCCTGCTTCATCGCCCGGATGACGCCCTCGAGCTGCCACGGCGTCGTCGACGACGCCGGGTAGAAGAAGTGCCAGCTGATGTTCACCTTGAGCGCGGTGTCCGCGTCCTTGGCGATGACGTCCTGGTACCCGGCCAGGTTCATCGCCCGGTGGTAGTCCGCGAGGACGGTGGCGGGAGTGGTGCGGAGGATGGCGACCTTGGCCTTGGCCATGGGTGCGCTTACCACGTTCCGGCGCGCGCGATCGACTCGAACACCCGCGCGCGCACGCTCACCTGGGTCGATCTCGATCCGCACCGCGTCGTGCGCGAGGTCGAGGCGCGGCGGCGCCGGCTCGATCGTGCAGGCGGCCGAGCCGCCGTCATCGGGGAGGGGTGTCGCCGACGTCGCTGGCGGCGCGGCGCCGGTGTCCGAGCGAACCGGCTGGGACGCCGTCAGGTCGCGCGCGGCCGCAGCCGGGCCCGGAGCTCGCGCTCGAGCAGCGCCGCGACCTCGGTGTGCAGCCGGCCGTAGTACCGCTGCGGCCGGTGGTACAGGAACACCGGCCGGGTCACGGTCGCGAACCGCGGATCGATCCGGACCGGGGCGCCGGTCGGGATCGTGTGCCGGGCCTTGACCGCGCGGCCGAGGCCGCAGGCCACGCCGAGCAGGATGCCGGCCTCGTCGTCGAGGAACGACCGCTGCCAGCGGCGCGGCCGGGCCCGGGCTGGCTGGTTGCCGAAGAACCACTCGGTCGCGCGATCGGCCGGGCTGGTGTCGAGGAACACGTCGGGCCGGGCCGGGCCGCGCGCGCGCTCGATGACGACGTACTCCTCGACGCCGACCGCGACCCGCACCAGGCTGGCGTGGGCCGGCTCGTCGTACGACACCGCGAAGTCGGCGGCGCCGCGGGCCACGGTGGCGGCGCGATCGTCGTCGTCGACGTGGCGCAGCTCGAGCTGGACGCCGGGGTGGGCGTGGAGGAACGGCGCCAGCGCCGGCACGATCACGTCGGGCACGACCGACGACAGCCCGGCGATCCGGATCGTGCCGCGGTGCGCGTCGCCGCTGGGCGCCAGCTCGGCCAGGAGCTCGTCCTCGAGGGCGCGCTGGGCCTGGACGAACCCGAGCAGGCGCTGACCGGCGTCGGTCAGCGTCAGCTGGCGCGGCCCGCGCACCACCAGCGCGGTGGCCAGGCGCAGCTCGAGCCCGGCGATCCGCCGCGACAGCGCCGGCTGGGTCAGGTGCAGCGCGCGCGCCGCGGCGGTGAAGCTGCCGGTGCGCACGACCGCGGCGAACGCGGCCAGCTGATCTTGCGACAGCGGATCCATCGGCCGAGCATGCCACTAATATGCGTTTGGTGCATGAGTCGATGATAAACATGCAATGGACGCATCGACGGCGGATCGCTACAGTGCCGGCATGTTCGCGCTGGTCATCCCCATCGGCCTCATCATCGGCGGCGGCGTCGCCTACCACCTGGCCATCCGCGCGGCGGCGGGCGCGTCGCCGTGGGCGGTGTTGACGCCCGCGTACGGCCTGGCGTTCCTGGTGTGCGCGGGGCTGTGGGCCCGGGCCGGCCACGCGCTGGCGGTGCCGGCGCGCGGCGTGCTCGCGGTCGCGGGCGTGCTGGCGCTGTCGCTGGTGGCGATCGAGGGCGGCTACTTCCTGGCCTATCGGTCGGGCTGGGCGATGAGCAACGCCACCGCGCTGACCAACACGGTGATCGTCGCCGCGCTCGCGGTGGTCGGCGTGGTCATGCTGGGCGAGCGCCTGAACGGCCTTCGCGCGATTGGTCTGGTCATCGCCGCGGTCGGCGTGTGGATGGTCGTGCGCGGGCAGCGCGGTTGACCACGGGCGGGTGCCGAGCCGGCCGCGCGCTGACGGTCGCGACGAGCGCGCCCGCGCCTCGAACGAGGGTGCGCACCGCGCCGCAGTCGTTGCGCCCCCCGTGGACCGCCTCGTCCCCCCTCCGCAGAACCTGCGCGGATGCCTCTCGCTCGTTGGGCCGGCCGCTTGCAGTCACGTCCGACATGCACGCGAGCTCGCCTGCCCACATCCTCCGCGGCGCCGTGGCGTGCGCGATCCGGGCGCCCAGCTCTCACAACACCCAGCCGTGGCGCTTCCGGCGTCGCGGCGAGGTCCTCGAGCTGTGGCTCGACCGCACCCGGCACCTCGAGATCGTCGACCCGCTGCGTCGGCAGCTGGTGATCAGCTGCGGCTGCGCGCTCTACAACGCCCGGGTCGCGATCCGCGCCGAGGGGTTCATCGACAAGGTCGTGCTGCAGCCGCGGCCCGACGAGCCCGACCTCGTGGCGGAGCTGCGGCTGGGGCTGCCGCGCGAGGCCACCAACGACGACCGCGATCTCGTGGCCGCGATCCCGCGGCGCCACACCAACCGGCGGCCGTTCCTCGACCGCCCGGTCGGGGCCGAGACCGCCGAGGTGCTGGCGCACGCGTCCCGGGCCGAGCGCACGCGCATGTTCCGGCTCTCGCCCCAGCGCAAGCAAGAGATGGCCGCGCTCGTGGCCGAGTGCGATCGCCGTCGGTTCGCCGACCCGGCCTATCGGGCCCAGGTCGGCGAGTGGCTGGTGCCGGGCGGGCGCCTGCGCAAGGACGGCATCCCGTTCGCCGAGAAGGAGTACGGCACCTCGACGTGGTTCGGGATGAAGCGCGCGCTGGCGACGCCGGGCCTGGGCGAGCACGTGGCCGCGCTCGAGGGCGCGCGGGTCATGGGCGCGCCGATGGTCGCGGTGCTCGCGACCCAGGCCGACGAGGACATCGACTGGATCGACTGCGGCCAGGCGCTCGAGGCCGTGCTCCTGCGCGCGACCCACCTGGGCCTGGCGGCCGCGTTCGTCGATCAGCTGCTCGAGTACGAGGACCTCCACGAGCAGGTCAAGGCGATGATCGGCACCGAGCTGATCCCACAGATGGTCGTGCGGCTCGGCTACACGCCGCCGCTCGAGCGCGTGGCGCCGCGGCGCGACCTCGCCGACGTGTTCGAGGAGCACGACTGACCAGGAGGGCTGCCCGGCGCAGGTCACCTCACCCCGCGGCGGTGATTCGATCGCGGGCGCGGGCGCTCGCCACGCCCCACCGACCTGGTCGAAGATCGCGGCATGGCCAGCCTCGCGCCCAACCCTGTGGTGGTCCCGATCATCGAGACGGCGCGGCTGCGCCTGCGCGGCCACCGCAAGGCAGACCTCGACGCGTGCTACGCGCTGTGGAGCGACCCCGACGTCGTGCGCCACATCGGCGGGGTCGCGTCGCCGAAGGACGCGGTCTGGATGCGCCTGGTGCAGTACGTCGGCCACTGGGCGCTCAACGGCTACGGCTACTGGCTGGTCGAGGACCGGGCCTCGGGGCGGTTCGTCGGCGAGGTCGGCGTCGCCGACTTCATGCGCGAGGTCGATCCGCCGATCGACGGCGTGCCCGAGGCCGGCTGGGTGATCTCGCCGTGGGCCCAGAACCGCGGCCACGCCACCGAGGCGCTCACGGCGGTGCTGGCGTGGGCCCACGACCACCTCGACGATCCCGAGATCGCCTGCTTGATCGATCCGGCCAACGCGCCGTCGCTGCGGGTCGCGGCGAAGGCCGACTTCCGCGAGGTCGCGCAGACCGCCTGGCGCGGGCACCCCAGCGTCGTGCTGCGGCGCCCGGCGCGGCGTGCGGTCGCGGCGCCGTGAAGTCCGCGCTGCGCTGGCTGCTGACGGTGGCGATGGTCGGGGCCGGCGCCAACCACTTCATCGCGCCCGCGACCTACGTCGGGATGATGCCGTCGGCGCTGCCGGCGCACCTCGCGCTGGTCTACGTCTCGGGCGTGGCCGAGATCGCGGGCGGGCTCGGGCTCATCCTGCCGGCCACCCGACGCCTGGCCGCGTGGGGCCTGGTGGCGCTCCTGCTCGCGGTGTTCCCGGCCAACGTCAACATGGCGATCAACCACCTGCCGCTGGGCGCGCGCGCGGTCCCGACCTGGGCGCTGTGGGCCCGGCTGCCGCTGCAGGCGCTGCTGATCGCGTGGGCCTGGTGGTACACGCGCCCGGCGCCGGCGCGCTGATCAGTCCTCGCCGTCGTCGTCGCCGTCGTCGCCGTCGTCCGTCATCCGACCCGCCCGAGAACACCCGCAGGGCGTCGTCGGGCACGCCGTACGCGCGCGCCGCCGGGAAGTCCTCGAGGCCCGAGGCGGTCCAGTTGCTGCGCCAGACCGAGGCCTGGTAGCGCGCGACGTCGTGGATGATCAGCAGATCGCGCACGAGGCCCATGAGGTTGGTGTTGGGATCGTCCGTGGCGCGCAGCGCGCCCAGGCCGCGCGCGTCGAAGTCGGCCGGGATGATCGCGGCCAGCTGGTCCGTGGTGGTGACGCCCATCAGCGCGAGCTCGTCGATGATCAGCGTGCGGCCGGCGTCGTCCGGGTACACCGGCTCGAGCGTGCCGTCGGCCACCGCCGCGGCGAACCGGTTCCGCAGGAACGCCTCGAGCGTGTCCGGCGACAGCGGCACCTCGACCGCCGGCGCCGCGGCCGCGGCCGCGCGGGCGCCGCTGCAGGAGGATCCGAGCACGAGGACCACGGCGAGGAGCGCGACGCGCAGCATGCGGCGATGGTAGCGCACCTGGTGCTACGATGATGCCCATGGAGCACCGAGGGGAGCTGCTGCAGGCGATCGCGTTCGCGGCCGCGCGCCACCGCGACCAGCGCCGCAAGGACGCCGAGGCGTCGCCGTACATCAACCACCCGATCGCGGTCGCGACCGCGCTGTGGCACGAGGGCGGCGTGCGCGACCAGCTGCCGCTGCTCGCCGCGATCCTGCACGACACGATCGAGGACACCGCCACGACCGCGGCCGAGCTGACCGCGGCGTTCGGCGCCGAGGTCGCCGCGGTCGTGGTCGAGGTCACCGACGACAAGTCGCTGCCCAAGGCCCGCCGCAAGGAGCTGCAGATCGAGCACGCGCCGCACCTGTCGCGCGCAGCCCGCCTGGTCAAGCTGGCCGACAAGCTGTGCAACCTGCGCGACATCATCGCCAGCCCGCCAGCGGCGTGGTCGGCCGAGCGCCGCGCCGAGTACGTAGGCTGGACCGCGGAGGTCGTCGCCGGCCTGCGCGGGGTGTGCCCGCCGCTCGAGGACGAGTTCGACGCCGCCCAGGCCCGGTGGGCCGCGCTCGGCGGAGCGTAGCCACGCGGGATCGAGATCGGGCCGCGCCGGATCACCGCCACGCGGGATCGAGATCGGGCCGCGCCGGATCACCGCCACGCGGGATCGAGATCGGGCCGCGCCGGATCACAGCCAGGCCGGATCCAGGTCGAGGAACGAGCGCTCGCCCGAGCGGCACAGCGCCGCGAG from Myxococcales bacterium harbors:
- a CDS encoding carboxypeptidase regulatory-like domain-containing protein — encoded protein: MVVAIVLLGGGRGHKGQQRRDGDGEHDPWAEAGAQQGPRRPLPNLANLPGALGLSMRKGGPPVTITGVVRLAPGGTPVADAEVAFMSDSGENTAMSDGSGRYEIKVASGIRWKVHARSEKAVGYPEAIEPAQDMVRDLEVHPTSIVKGRVIDPRGAAVPGATVAIEVAAADRGLLEAAMPLSTIADDAGRFELVSVPGDLTVRGLRGLAQGVAIVTALAPGDRIEVAITLNDPVTVNGRVVDGDGQPVAGAKILAAATISPGGPTDRLQFESDADGAFTARTPAGWLRLEARKDGDLSPAIAQWYNSGETRALVLTIAPPVALRGKVIAADGTPVVGARVRLSATAVYDTTSLGDGSFEVGAPAGQPYLVKVKHSDGYLERTVATWNGDETFVMRRFGALTVTVPTHQGEVAVTIDSFVPTGERSPRAPGERQFRGNGGQVTLTSLEPGVYDLTVAAAGAGATHLPRVVIDDGATRTVEVALAAPVPVRGVVKTGAQPVGGAQVTIAGRTTFSDAKGRWVIPDVAAGPAAIVVVKTGFGTAWASTTAAADGRPVEIELRPVDGAGQVDGIGIVVAPAPSGALVTAVLPGSPAEGKLVVGDVITEVDGADVATAAMDDIIARLRGSAGSSVSITVTRGADGATVDMVRRRLVVPVGTGAVAARAAAGGARC
- a CDS encoding LysR family transcriptional regulator, with product MDPLSQDQLAAFAAVVRTGSFTAAARALHLTQPALSRRIAGLELRLATALVVRGPRQLTLTDAGQRLLGFVQAQRALEDELLAELAPSGDAHRGTIRIAGLSSVVPDVIVPALAPFLHAHPGVQLELRHVDDDDRAATVARGAADFAVSYDEPAHASLVRVAVGVEEYVVIERARGPARPDVFLDTSPADRATEWFFGNQPARARPRRWQRSFLDDEAGILLGVACGLGRAVKARHTIPTGAPVRIDPRFATVTRPVFLYHRPQRYYGRLHTEVAALLERELRARLRPRAT
- a CDS encoding DoxX family protein, with product MVGAGANHFIAPATYVGMMPSALPAHLALVYVSGVAEIAGGLGLILPATRRLAAWGLVALLLAVFPANVNMAINHLPLGARAVPTWALWARLPLQALLIAWAWWYTRPAPAR
- a CDS encoding nitroreductase family protein, with the protein product MHASSPAHILRGAVACAIRAPSSHNTQPWRFRRRGEVLELWLDRTRHLEIVDPLRRQLVISCGCALYNARVAIRAEGFIDKVVLQPRPDEPDLVAELRLGLPREATNDDRDLVAAIPRRHTNRRPFLDRPVGAETAEVLAHASRAERTRMFRLSPQRKQEMAALVAECDRRRFADPAYRAQVGEWLVPGGRLRKDGIPFAEKEYGTSTWFGMKRALATPGLGEHVAALEGARVMGAPMVAVLATQADEDIDWIDCGQALEAVLLRATHLGLAAAFVDQLLEYEDLHEQVKAMIGTELIPQMVVRLGYTPPLERVAPRRDLADVFEEHD
- a CDS encoding glycosyltransferase; protein product: MLNNALAILLQALGAVLFFNRFIAGVALRFLKKQAFDEADYGYQPTVTVVVPMYNEGAEIRRTLGSLLELAYPTDKLDIVVIDDCSSDDSFAHASAVAATSGGRLRVLRNKHNLGKRRSINRAVLASRSRDHRLGRLRRRGRARRGPRARGPVRPARHRRGRRLGRRPQQG
- a CDS encoding GNAT family N-acetyltransferase; the protein is MASLAPNPVVVPIIETARLRLRGHRKADLDACYALWSDPDVVRHIGGVASPKDAVWMRLVQYVGHWALNGYGYWLVEDRASGRFVGEVGVADFMREVDPPIDGVPEAGWVISPWAQNRGHATEALTAVLAWAHDHLDDPEIACLIDPANAPSLRVAAKADFREVAQTAWRGHPSVVLRRPARRAVAAP
- a CDS encoding DUF362 domain-containing protein, yielding MAKAKVAILRTTPATVLADYHRAMNLAGYQDVIAKDADTALKVNISWHFFYPASSTTPWQLEGVIRAMKQDGYDPDLIHACHNRTVVIDAHLGERENKQLDVVEAHGLRNVHLYEGEEWINVRDAVGDLTKDFLCLNEVYPKGFSIPKRFIGENIIHLPTVKTHVFTTTTGAMKNAFGGLLNEHRHWTHPVIHETLVDLLMIQQKIHKGVFAVMDGTFAGDGPGPRCMVPHVKNVILASADQVAIDAVAAKLMGFDPLKDIKFVRLAHERGLGCGDVREIELVGDLDAAAENWHFEGPFKKMTFASNMQHKIYWGPLKKPIEWSLKTWLAPWAYVASVAYHDLYWYPFTGEKRIRAVLESDWGRLFANWGKVAADAAGRGYPDVGAASPELTRIGLSHFREGLRLIAMAVAESPEVQARQRHRRDH
- a CDS encoding glycosyltransferase, yielding MVAHDAVRELVARFVRPDIAAVGGWVDVRNKGDNWLTRMQTIKYFFSYHFLKNLEWAFRRVMCLSGCLTAYRREVLVELHPILEHREICGVPIKYGEDRFLTRQIVKAGYLTTMTLKAVCWTGAPTKLGDYFSQQLRWRRSNIVDYVGALSHVWRLNPVIAVHYFSLFAMLLAYPILLLTAIAKGKLFSMLLRQVIVTVIIGLGYWWKVRKLPIERVHPLWFVSIALVLPVIYAIMTPLALFTLDSGSWETRHHQEDESPEPEPEPRGRRDDAADELSDAVVSRPMLDAVTSSAVVSVSARAERPAA